Proteins encoded in a region of the Lemur catta isolate mLemCat1 chromosome 14, mLemCat1.pri, whole genome shotgun sequence genome:
- the LOC123650299 gene encoding uncharacterized protein LOC123650299 yields MVVSSQEGAPDSESKSFDPTSCALKVVKLILAAVVGAVVSHADDLHFWELLSSSTSFHTWVMELTRAMGKMCNPSLLHEMMALVQNSLHCINEGRKILARAIYAQLLCHPSVAQSLMHKSLGIVTQWVNDRDISMVEIGLQGISNLALHPGQSKALRRLLPYLRGFLSAEARVAVRALESLQNIVQHAWDKDIQGMFCSTCQHLHPLINDEREPVRISATSALGHMLSRDSKYKPGATMKRELYTFLLLLLLNMQEGNSEMVKVHEGEYQLVGQ; encoded by the exons ATGGTGGTGTCCAGCCAAGAGGGGGCTCCGGACAGCGAGAGCAAGTCCTTTGACCCCACTAG TTGTGCCCTGAAGGTTGTCAAGTTGATATTGGCAGCAGTGGTCGGGGCAGTGGTGTCCCATGCAGATGACCTCCACTTCTGGGAGCTTCTTTCCAGCTCCACATCTTTCCATACTTGGGTCATGGAACTGACAAG AGCAATGGGAAAGATGTGCAACCCCTCCCTCCTTCATGAAATGATGGCCCTTGTGCAGAATTCCCTCCACTGCATCAATGAGGGTCGGAAAATCCTGGCCAGGGCCATCTATGCGCAG CTCCTCTGTCACCCATCGGTGGCCCAGAGCCTGATGCACAAATCTCTGGGTATTGTCACCCAGTGGGTCAATGACCGTGACATCAGCATGGTGGAAATCGGCCTGCAGGGCATCAGCAACCTGGCCCTGCACCCAGGACAG TCAAAGGCTCTCAGGAGGCTGCTTCCGTACTTACGCGGCTTCCTGAGTGCTGAGGCGCGGGTGGCCGTGCGGGCGCTGGAGAGCCTGCAGAATATCGTGCAGCACGCGTGGGACAAGGACATCCAGGGAATGTTCTGCAGCACCTGCCAGCACCTGCATCCCCTCATCAATGAT GAGAGGGAGCCAGTGAGGATCTCAGCCACCTCTGCCCTGGGCCACATGCTGAGCCGGGACAGCAAATACAAGCCTGGAGCCACCATGAAAAGGGAACTGTATACATTTCTGCTCCTGTTGCTGCTGAACATGCAGGAGGGAAACAGCGAGATGGTCAAG GTCCATGAGGGCGAATACCAGCTGGTGGGGCAGTGA